From Dermacentor silvarum isolate Dsil-2018 unplaced genomic scaffold, BIME_Dsil_1.4 Seq24, whole genome shotgun sequence, one genomic window encodes:
- the LOC119434776 gene encoding nucleosome-remodeling factor subunit NURF301 has protein sequence MPSREARFPVVQPCPLACRFYICCDQCQDWFHGRCVGVLQSEADSIEEYICPTCQRNSNINQANLKPLQPKDFDNLRKLLKSLQTHKMAWPFLEPVDAKEAPDYYTIIKEPMDLQTIERRLQTRHYEKLSEFIGDMTKIFDNCRYYNPRNSPFYQCAEVLEAFFVHKIKVFRESIAW, from the exons ATGCCTAGCAGGGAAGCACGATTCCCGGTTGTACAACCGTGCCCGCTTGCGTGCAGGTTCTACATCTGCTGCGACCAGTGCCAAGACTGGTTCCACGGCCGGTGCGTAGGGGTGCTGCAGAGCGAGGCGGACTCCATCGAGGAGTACATCTGCCCCACGTGTCAGCGCAACAGCAACATCAACCAGGCCAACCTGAAGCCCTTGCAGCCAAAGGACTTTGACAACCTGCGCAAGCTGCTCAAGAGCCTTCAg ACGCACAAGATGGCCTGGCCTTTCTTAGAACCTGTCGATGCAAAGGAGGCACCTGACTACTACACAATCATAAAAGAACCTATGG ACCTGCAGACCATCGAGCGACGGTTGCAGACTCGCCACTACGAGAAGCTGAGCGAATTCATCGGCGACATGACCAAGATATTCGACAACTGCCGCTACTACAACCCGCGCAACTCGCCCTTCTACCAGTGCGCCGAGGTGCTCGAGGCGTTTTTCGTCCACAAGATCAAGGTGTTCCGCGAGAGCATCGCGTGGTGA